The genome window TAAACCTACAGAAAAGGCCAACTATTCTGCACAGAAATATTCTGGTTTTTATTGGGTAATAATACATAAACCAATAGCAGTACAGGGATGGATGAATGAATGTTGGTACTTTGCGCAGGGTTGAGGTATGTTACCTCATACGGCAACCTGCTGGCTTATAGCATGGCTTATCAAAATTCATTTATATGAACAGTCCCGTCCTAGTTCGTGGCACGAGACGCAACCAATCGAACTCTTCTTGAAGGTTTGTTATTTCCTAGTTTGTATTGTATGTTTCCACGTCGAGAGCGCAGGGCAGTCCAAGAAGACGCTGAAGGATATTTCGTCCTGTTCATTGCAAGGTCTGCATATTGAGGCTTAATTATGAATCCCCATTCTGTGCATATATTCACGAAGACGAGAGTGTCTTATTAGCGCCCTCAGTTTCATTCTACTTACTTCCAGGCTTAGAGCAGTTTTAACCTCCATCAATCCTGGAGTATTGAGTTGTTACGCCTGTAGCACAACGATGTCTCTCATCGTCGGGCTGATTGTAACAACTTCCAatcttgcataattctcatAGTTGAGGATTTGTTGCCTTCTTTTTCACACAGGTTTACCACATACACCATATTTTCATTCTGTCCGCGAAACACTAACATGTTGTCCAAGGAGTTACAACACTCAGACATCGGGTCTATGTCATATATTTGAGCCCCAATATCGCATTCTATCTTAGATCCATCCGTGGAGAACAGTATGTGATTCCTCAAATGGTTATCATTTCAATGTTTCCAGTCCTGCCCAATTATCACCTTAGTGAGTACATCTGCTTGTTTGTGTATTTCGAATTTTTTACAGTTTTAAAAAcggaattgatttttcaacCATGTATTGTATTTTGCATTGAAACGAATTCAATTAGAACGATGCACAAAAAATTGATTCATTTACGAGTCATTACTGGAAATGAGACGTTTATAAGTACAATACGCAATGCAGACATTATACGAGTGAATAATGTGTCATTTAAATTCTATATTCAAATGTAAATACACTAATCCAAAGGAATCCTTAAAATCCTAGATAGTAACATCAAGCCTATGTGTATAATGCTATCCAAGCATTTCAAACCGACGTAAAGGGTAGAACAATTTTTCGCCGGAAAACATGATATTGAGAAAATGTCTGAAACTTAAAATCGACAGTTTTCAAACACTTATGGATGTTAAAACCTGTGATAATGCCTATAACAATATATTGTACAAAGTTCTGTTGCAGGTATGTCAAAGAGACTAGCTCGTATCACAATATTAAACATGAGAAAATAAACCGCATCATTCCTAATACAAGGAATACAACCTGAAAAAACGCGACGGGTAAGCTTTActaatttttcaaacaaattttctcGAGCTTGTAATTCGGAaacattgccagagagatgctgaggagcgctcaCAGGTAGAACCGTATTGTGCATTACATTCGGGTCTTTTTTGTTGCAAAAGATGTAGAGCTTGGTTGGTGGAGGGCTTGAATGGCGGTGGGTTCCTTGAATTAACAATTTCCTTTCTCCTCCCTCCTCCCATTCATGAAAGATATTTCTTGACGTTAATGAACGCTCCCTTAGCCGGGAGAGAGCGAGGGGGTAGCTCGAAGtaatgggttccaggctagttcactGACGacgggaaggtgtttagttggtaggccGATGGTGTTGTATATTTGAAATTAGAATGAACAATTAACTCGTCTGTTTCTCTATATGTATGCGATCAGATGCATTTTTGTCTAACGACGGTAGAGAAATTCTTGCATAAGACATTAGAGAACTTTGGGATTTCGAAGTCATCGGGCGAACGAAAAGAATTAGCCGCGTGGTGTATTTGTGATGACGGAGAGTTCGCCGTTCATACGTGTGGCTGTCTTTTCCCGACGCGGTAACATTCGATTTCCATAAAGGCTCTATTCGAGGACTTTTTCGGTTTTCTGACCGGAACGTGCTTTACGTTACGAGGGCGAGGTGAAAAATTTCCAACCTGATaagctttttcttgttttgttttttttttttttaatttttattattcaagaagatttatattttttcataacGGGCTCATATACAACAAAACCCGTCTCATAGTTGGATCATCAAGTTCCTCAAAATACCATTTACAACATTGATAAGTGTTGATCGTTGTTTAAGATACGCTCTGCTttgaattttcataatttatacCAGAATAGTCTGTAGTTCTTCTTTTTTCGGAATAAGGACATCCTGCTAGAGCTCGACATCACAGAAAGGGGACAGCAAAGCTAAACACTAGCAGTAGAACAAACTTCATCACCGTAATAAAAGAAATGACATCAATTAACTAGCATCTCTCACGATTACCGAACTGATGTATCAACATGAGATTATTCCGAGCATTGTAGGGTCATGCTTTTATAATACTCTGTTCAATTGAACACCATTTATAATTTCTTATAAGaggaaaaacatttttatatcaaatataattaaaaaataataatctcaCCTGTAGGAACGAAATCACATTTTGGGGTTATTGGATCCATCGGTGATTTTGTCGGTTTACATGGCATTTTATTCATGTTGAAATTATCCAGTTTGTTATTTAGGCTCAAATTAGACACCGATGGTGGCAATGGAGATCTTTGGGCATCGCCGATTTCACCTGTATATCtagaaaataataacaataattaattcaatccaatttcaattaaataacaTTAAGGTTCAAGATGCAAGCTGATTCTTtgagaataaattataataaaaattggatattgaattcgaggaaattgcTTTGAAATCGTCACATAAATCTATTTATGCCACCAAATATGGAATCACATTTACATAGAAGCAGTTTAAATTTCAAGGTCATTCAAACCAGTAGAGATTTgctttcaaaaaatttgacttACTAACAAAATCTCTCTCCTCCACATTGACTTGTTTACGTTATTTATTCTTGTGtctaaactaaataaaaatgtGTCCCCCTAATTTGGTCAGCCTGTCGAAACACTTCGAAaacaatttttccaaatttcaaaaacaacCGATCTCATAGTAATAGAAGCCAGCACAGAAAGATATTCAAAAAGGCATCAACTCGATACTTATTCATACGAGACCAAAATTGGTTGAGAAAGCTGTcgtttttcattatttctttttttattaaatagttGTGAAAATCTGAGCATACAAAATTTGCTTTAACGAAATATAAATCTAAAGCACTTAACGCTCTACATtatcaaaaattaataaattatcacAAATACAGCTAAGTAAAAAAGCGCAGTGTCTTAGGATTACATTGTTATAATACTACCGTTACGATATACGAGTACAAATGTGATGACTGTTTACGTATGCGAAATGTCTTTCTAAACATATATCTCATCCACATACTTAATATTTGTATATTCTCGTCCGACTTGAAGACTTTGTTCTTCGGCTCGTTTCCTTTGGAATAACGTTTGAATATAATGCTGGACAGCGTAGTAAACAAACTTGTATTGTGCCTCGGTTTGTACTAAACCAGATCGTTGCGAACGTACTAGTTGTATTGTGCGTTGAATATCAATTTCGGTGTCTAGGCCTGAAACAAATCAagttaaattattaaattaaatcattCAAATGATTTTAGATTCAAAATgaaatcttatatataaaaatcaattgctgttcgtttgtctcgctaaaactcgagaacggctgaacggatttatgttATGTTGCTTTTGAAATGttcgtggaggtctagggaaggtataaaaggtgagaaaaattcgaataattgccggtaaatccctgaaaacagcacttttctttttcgcatataaacgtttttttctaaacaaGATCCTACAGGTATGCAAATTGATTGTTTGGGATGAATGCACAATGGCCCATAAGAGGTCACTGGAGGCACTGGACAGAACGTTGAAAGATCTTCGTGACAAGCCAACTATTTTCGGTGGGGCCATGATTCTGTTGTCAGGTGATTTTCGTCAGACTCTTCCAGGTATTCCCCGATCAACTGTTGCTGATGAACTAAATGCATGCCTAAAACAATCGAATTTGTGGCAGTATGTAAAGACACTCCAATTAACAACTAACATGCAAGTATTTTTGGAACAAGATGATACTGCGAATGTGTTTGCAAAGCAGTTGTTAGACATTGGAAATAATAAAGTTGCAGTGGACACCTCGACCGGATTCATCACGTTACCCACAGATTTCTGTCACATCACAGATTCAAAAGAAGAGCTTATTCAGCGTATTTTCCCAGATATAGCGCAAAAGTTAAATAACCATAATTGGCTGGGTGAACGAGCAATATTGGCGGCGAAAAATAAAGATGTCGAGGATCTCAATGCGACCATTCAGAATTTTCTTCCAGGACAGTTGGTTTCCTTCAAATCAGTCGACACCGTTATGAACCAGGATGATGTTGTAAACTATCCCACGGAGTTTTTAAATTCACTGGAATTGTCTGGATTACCACCTCACAATTTGCAGTTAAAAATAGGGTCAGTTGTCATCGTGCTGCGTAACATTAATCAACCTCGACTGTGCAATGGAACAAGACTGGTTGTGGGAAAGCTGATGAATAACGTCATTGAGGCAACaatcataaaaggaaaatacaaaGGAGAGGATGTCTTGATACCGCGGATACCCATGATTCCAACGGATTTACCATTCGATTTTAAACGCTTACAATTTCCACTACGCCTGGCCTTTGCGATGACCATAAATAAATCGCAAGGACAGTCGTTAGAAGTTTGCGGAATCAACTTGGAGTTTCCCTGTTTCGCGCATGGACAATTATACGTCGCGTGTTCGCGTGTCGGACAACCGTCTTCTTTGTTTATTTACGcaccacaaaacaaaacaaaaaatatagtttATGAGAAAGCTTTAAATTGATTAACAAACTGTATCATAGCAGTGTGAGCCTGTCAATATCAAATTTAAACCTTAATAATAGCCATGCAGCCAATGtcgaaagtaataataaaatttcatgattcattcacaatatgcttttttatttaatacggattcgttttgtttgttttgaaattattttatacaaaagtttgggtcttttatttatcgattgaagtctgccgggtcagctagtataTGATAAAAATTTAAGAGAAGAGTCTTCGAAGCAAGGAAATACCGAAATGGGCAATACTGATCGCTTGGGCTAAACTCACGAATGATACTGTCTCCTATGAGTTCTTTCGAAACAGATTCGGTAACAAAAAAAAGTATCTTTCTCGTGAATACTTAGAGTTGAACTCATAGTCTACTTTCCTCTGCAAATAAAACTTGGATATTTCCAGAGACGTTAGATATTCAGCGACATATCAAATTTTGAATCACTGTCATAGTCTGGCTGATATGTAGCTCCAGAGAATATAAGGAAATGTATAATAACGATTCTAGAATCGAAACTTCACCAGTTTTAAGTTATCAATATTTCCTTTTCCTTACTAGATCCATGTACTATGAAAAcattaatcaaataaaataaaactttagaaATACTCTTCTCGAAAAAAATAGTTGACTCAGGTCTGGGATTAGGACTAGAAGCAAAATGGTACCTCTGCAGTGATTATCATCGATGCATTTCAAATTACGTCGGTGAAAGTTGGAGAAGGCTATACGCCTAACCAAACTCGCATCATAACTATCGGGATCCGTGACGAAAATATTGTACGTTCTTTTTTCATTATCTCACATCTGAAGCGCCCATCGAATATGTGAGAATCAGACATCCTGTTATCACTTGGAATTTGGGAGCCAATTCTAACAAGAATCTGCAAACCTACTCCCACCGATGGGAAATGATTGATCAGCAACTAGGGGTGGCTTACGAAGTTTGCTCAATCTGAAAACCTCATACAAACATCTGTTATTAATAACAGTTGGCAAAGACCAACTTGAAATTTGAATACGCACTCATGCACAAACAACTGTTCAAATAAGATGATCTCCCAGCGAGTTAATTGAATTCTACTCTATTGCACAGATGCGTTGTTTTCCTTTGTAACTACCAGCAATTGCACTATTAGtggcagttttttttatttttgctcgTTCTCGGAGAATACTTTGTTAAAGATTGATACTAAATTTCTTACTAGATTGACTTATGGTCCAACAGGGCGTATACTGCACTAGAACTAACTATTCAGTGTTATAGTGAAATAGAATGTTCATTTGAATGCAATTTTGCACGCCTGTTCAAACATATCaagtttttatttatatcaCATAGTTTTTTTCCATACACACCCCCTTAACAATGGATATAATAAGGAAAGATAGGGATATCTTTCTCGCGAATGCTGCGGTGGAAAATCGGCCCTATAAAGTTCAGCATAACTGACTAGTGATAGCAACCCCAAATAATTCTGTTAGTTCAGTAGTTTCAGAATCTCAAGATGTATCTTAATATTAACCTTCGCTGTAGAATCGGCCCCAGTGCTCTTCAAGCTGTGGAAACGAGAGGACGTCAGTTATTCTAAAACTCTGAGCGCCGAACGTGTGACGAAAAAAATGGAATCAAACGACTCAGAAACAAAACAATAAAGCTCTGAGTGGCACAACCACCATTCCTCCAAGCCGAAAAGGCAAGAATGAGCAAATCAAAAGTGCAGTTTTCGACAATAAGAAGTTTGTTCTTCGAGGAGAGGCAGTTAACATGGCCCACTATGTGGATGTTTTGGAAAGACTTCGAAAAAGGGTCATCAGGACGAGAAAAGATATCTCCACTACCGCATTACCAGTCCGCGAGTTCCTGCACAAAAATTTTCGTCAATAGAAGAAATCTAATCCGCCGTAACAAAGTCTTTGTGAGAGGCCCCAGAAGACGGCTTCCAGGGCGCGTACCGATCATGGTATGTGTAGAGACCCAAGGACAGAACACCACAGTAAATtacattaaaaaaatgatcgcATTGCTTTTGGAACGCACCTTGTAACTCCGCACCTTGTAACTTCGCAATATATCTCAGTAAAAACGGTTGAAAGGCTTTGGTATCCCAATAAAAAAAGCTGTTACGATCATCCTGCGAGtagatcaatttcgagaaattgAAAGTCTATGTAAATTTAACATACGTTCGAATACCCAAGAATACCAATACGTCCGTTGAGAAACTGTTACAGACTAGCGACGAAGAAATTATGAATGATCTAACGCATGTGTATTGTATTCTTCactttttttcgttttctttgtaATTAACAATTCAGTGATTTGCAAAACTATCATACAACAAGAAATTGCTGAGATGTGTGAATACGATGTTTCGGGCCTCAATTCCAAACTTATGATTGGACGTGCATATGAATGACGTACAGTGCaagtgcaagaggtacgatcctctttaagtccacccaaactactggcttatgctgacgatatcgacatcatgggaagaacgacacgggacgtacaaactgccttcatccagatcgagcaggcggccattagggcgagatcttgggctgcacatcaatgaaggcaagacaaagtacatggtaccaacgtcagcaccaaaaccaaccaactaacaacatcaaaccgcactgggcaaacgggaagaataaagataggagactacaactttgagaccgttgataatttctcctatatagggtcgaaaatcacaattgataacagctacgatgatgaaatccgcgcatggttgttgtcagccaaccgagcatatttcagcttataaaaactgtcccgctcgaaacgtctcaccatagggtcaaagctcttactgtacaagacaatgatcttgccagtcctcatgtattcctcggagacttgggttcttagcaagaagaattgcgaactcttggccgctttcgagagaagaatcctccgaagaatttttggccccctatatgaggatggattccgtagcctacatgacgacgaaatctatgtgcgataccatgaccgtcagattgtggacaaaatccggcttaataggttacggtgggcgagtcacttaatatctatggtagaaaaagaagacgaggcagaccctgcctgagatggaacgatggtgtcggtctggacgccagacagctttcagggatatcgaactgatgGATCCATAtataaacctttcataccgaaagcagtTGTGACGATATCCCTAAAGAGTCAGTTAATAAATATAAGTCAACATATGCTCTCCCTAACAGAAATGACCTTATTCatactgaaagaaaaaaaatcaaaacacttACCTTGTCTGTCTATTTGGTCTAAAATCATATCGATCACAATGAAAGTACCAGTTCGACCAATTCCCGCTGAACAATGAACACAAATTGGTCCCTGCAATAAAAACAAGTTAATGACTTTATCAGACATCAACAGATATTTTTCATACCGGTGTGATACCACTTTGCGCTATTTGGTTTTGTCTAGAATTCACATCTTGTAGAAAATTCAGCACACAACCTGGATCTGATGGCACGCCATGATCAGGCCAAACTTGAAAGTGGTAGTGATATATGTGGCGCTTATCCTGATTTCGCCATGAAAACTGGAACTCTCTAAGCGTATAATCATTTGTTGAACTTTCAGATAAACAAGTTACCCGGGCGGGTCCCCATTCTTTAGTTTGACCTTGGTCTGGCCAATATCTAGCACATTTGTTTTTAccttaatatttaaaatttacattAATTAGATTGAACTTTTAGAAGAACTTTGATTAATACATACCTCTCTCTATTTCTTTGGTAGTCATTACGATCACACGCGTATTCTCTTGCCAAATCATGTTCCAAAAATCTTGTATAGTATTTTGTAGACAACCTTGTGTTGCAATATATGTCTTATAAAAGTCCTTATCATCTTTTTTTCCACACATTCCAGCTGTTGATAAACTACGCGACGTCAACGATTCACTCCGTTTATGTTTAGGTAGGGTATCTGCTTTTCTAGTACAGTTCGTACAATTTGTCGCTGACGATGTCAGTTTGGAAAATGAAGATGACTTCGCCCTACTCTCACATTGCACACATGTCTTGTTCATTACTTGacaattttgacaatttttttgcTGCTGCTGTACAGCTGCACAATTCGAACATAATCCTTGAACGTTGTTTAAACTTTCTGATGAGGAATTCGCACTGTTTTGTTCAGAATCCGGACAAAGGCGAATATAATTTGCATTAATATATTCGGAACCACTAATATTTGGATCACAATCTCTTAGTTTCACACGAGTTTCGTCAactgaaaacaaatattttaaattggaaaatttggtaAAGAATGTTGTTTAGATTGGAAAGGTAAGCTGCAGTTTGCATTTAACCTCTTCGCATACTTTCCAATCGAAACTAATTTCGAAATTGTTTATCGGCAATACTTACAAggtaaaatatttttgtatcGATTTTTATTACGGTTTTCAATTTTGTAGCCCTCCTTGCGGGGATGTGTGTCGCGACTATCTTGTTGTTGGAGTGATTCAAACTCTTCCCAAAATCCACCCTATTAAAATGATTCGAACATATTAATTTTATCTGGGCATATACGAAAAAGTTTCTCATCAAATACCTTAATTAGTTGTTCCACTCGAGCGTTGATACCTGCCGCCGTAATTCGCGTCGCATTGAAAGGTTGTTTCAAATGAACTACGTTGCCGCATGTTTCAACCATTGGATTTCGTTTATAGTGTTCAATAAGTTCACATAGCGTCGAGAATTGTTCTCCTCCTCCAACATCGTATTTTTTATCCTGCAAAGGCCATGAATTAGAGGGAAATTAAAACTATCTAATTTAtgatatttgaaaacaaaatcaaaaagaatCGAAAGGAGATTTCTGATAATATTTGCCGGATATAGTTTGTTTGTTTCCTGTTCACACCCACTCCCATTTCCACAATGAGACTGAGCTTCagtttcaatatcatcatcattactgAATGCTGTGTAAGTGATAAGGTCGCAACAGTggagacaagcacaaagacgaacacgaCACATCCATGACGAcgaggattcgaacccagagcaatgAGATCAGGACCCAAACGCTCTACTCCCTCAACCATCGCACCGTTGAATACAGTATACATATTATAATTAAATTGCATCGATTTTCTGCAACCATATTAAAACATGAggcttaataataaaaaataaggaGTTGCCAATTTAAGTTCTTTTCGAGACTTGCACAGCTTTGAAAATTAACTGTGCTTGCAATCAAGCAAAAAATGTCTAATTGTTTACTGGAAAATACTCGATAGTAACTAAATTTTAACTGATCGTTACTTTATAAGTGGTGATTAAAACAAGtaatttgaagcaccttttaaTAAATTATGAGAAACCTATTGGACTATTCCGGATACGACTAAGTGATTGGAAATATGTTAATCAATCAAGTGAGAATATTCTGCAATTCATTAACTATGCGAACGGAAAGAGGCCAGAGTCAGGGGATCGAATAGTTGATTCTTCCCTATTGATTAGGTAATATTTTTTCCGGGTCGTAAATatgtaatatttacaataacTCTAGTTGTATAAGCTACTGGTTTTTTGTGGTTCAACCAGTGCGAAGTGATCAATACAATCTATCTCTGTTAACAAAGGCTCCAATACCATCATTTATCTTTCGAAATAAAAgtcttttattatttgcaaattATATGCTATCATTGTCATGAAAACGCAGGACCTAATAGACAGCATAATTGCTACTTAatcattataatttattttcaatgacAGGTAAAAATCTTTTAGATACTGGTGAGAGTACAGCTCGGATTCATAAGAAATACGCTGATGTATGTTTGACGCCCCCAAGTTTATTTGAAGTTCAgtgtttttttatatattctgAAAAATAAATCGCACAAGATTGGTGGCAGAAATGTCTGGTGATTTAAAAGGGAGTGTAGTTACGAATAAGATGCGCGAAAAGAGCGGGAAAACGATCTTTGTATTTGTAAATTGTTAATTAGGAATCCTTTAGTCTGTAAATGCACCAAAAAACTGCAACTAGCCCTCCTTCCTCTATGTTCGCCTACTTTGCAAACATTGCAAACTAACctattatataaaaatggaaGTTGTTGGTATAGATATCCGTTTGTGATCGATAGACTCCGAAACCGTTCAACCAATCACTATAAAAAatgatacatatatgtattttttaatGGAGAAAATTTATACGCTGCATATGCTGCCATAATTTGCCACTAAATAGCGCCGCAACAGATCAACTTGTACACTGTCCACACTATCTTCATCAAAATTGGTATATGTAGTTTTTCATGGAAAATATGGTGGCTATTTCCATGCTTTGGTAAATTCCCCCTAGATGACGCTACTATGGACTACCTTATACAACCTTGAACCAGCTTTCATGACCAAAAATTACTGTTGATTGATGAGacataaaattctgaaaatgggACATTGGAAGATGAAGCAGGTACACACGGCAAGTCCTAGCAGTCGAAACTCGCGCCTGAAAATAGAACGAATCAGAGCCTCTACTTCAAGAGCTGCTAAAACATGAGAGGAATAAGATCCACACCGAAAATAAAACCGAATAAGAACTACTACTTCAAGAGTTGCTGAAACATCTGAAACGCGAGATGCATGATTTGACAATATGCGACTTTGAGCTTCCACTTTAAGACCTGCCGAAACATCTCAACAACATGATGTACGACTTACAAATCTTGAAGCGAAAGCAAGCTGCTGCAATTTCCGAAGAGCAAGATACACGACGTAAAGCGGTACGCTCATGACAGGCTCGAACGAGATTGAGATTCGATCCCAATAAAGCAGTATTCAATTACAATGAAAGCTACAATTTACAAAATGCGTTGAAATATCCTCATCGATCTAATAGCTATATTGTGCTTACATTGCCGCGtgttgaattttcaataaaaaatgccTGACCTGTATTGTTCTATTGACAAGACCAATTTGCCACCACTGACTGGCCCGCTAGATCAACTTCTAACTCATATTGCTGGATCTACTCAGAAAACCAAGCACTTTTTACAGCGTACTCGACGATAGAATGCATGATTTCAAATAGTTTCATTTGGAGCGGGAAATGTTCCAAAATATAGTAACTTTACACTCGCATTCGGGCTCCAGAGGGTTTAGCGTAAATGTCTGTCATGTAGGTATAATCCCACGATCCTCTTCAGATATGAATTGATTTGGAGGTCACCATCAGAGCCTCGCTGAGATTTGCACAGCAGTACTGCTTTGTACTGAATGCATGCGATGCCTATCTAATAAATCTACCGTAAATAAAGAGTGCGGCGACCAAGTTGCAGAGCGCAACTCCAGAGCCATAAGGGAGTTCTGCTCGCGAAATGGACACAACCATAACCACCTTGAAATTCCTACAAGGAGGACAACAACAATTAATCGATTTAGAAGcacatcctccaagaattcCGTGTCAAGAGCCACTTTATATCAGCCCAACTACAGACTTGCGTCTGATCGTTCTCCTCGAATATTTATTAAAGATTAATACCAAAGGAAAGAATCTTGCAAGACCACTATGCGCAACGAAATGATGAAACTCTACAGTATCTAATCGGTAATAAAGGATCAAGCTGAAAATCTATGATTGAAATGCAAATGGCATCAGCCGGAAAACGTGAgtgcaaattaaattaaagtaaaTCCGCCCACACTTTAGGCCAAAGCTTGGCCTTAAATAGAATATTTTACCTATGACCACACCTTCGACTAAAGTATGTGCGCAGTTTACGAATTGGCTGTTAAAATACGTAGCTATCGTGGTATGTCAATATATCTGGTATTGCTTCCATCTAGGTGAAAGATAAGGCCGCATTTAGCTCACACTGAAAGAATCAGCTCCTATGTCCGTTTTTCGGATTAGACTTGCCACCTTGGAAGACAAGTCTTCGACTGGGGCATGTCTCAACCAGATTCTCGCAATACATAAATTTCGGAGGTGGCCACCCGGACAGAACATTGTCCTAAATATTGATAATACTTTGATATTTCGACGTTCTGGTTTTGTTACAACATCACTATTTCTGACGTAACTTTTAAAACGGAGTTCTTAGTGTCAGCAGTGAAACGATGGAGTGTGCTGGAAGACTTTGCGGCCAGTGATCATCAATACATTTCCTGTGAAATGACAAACGGCTTCTCCCAATGTTCTGACATCCGACAAACATCTACCGGGTGAAACGTTGGAAAAATCCACGTTGGAAAATTTGCCTAAGCTCTTTCAAGAAGACCTCAAGACTCAGACGTGGATAGAAGAATTGCAACTGAATCGCTAGTATATTCAACAATGAGCGTCATCACCACAGCTAACAATGCATCGGAGCCTAAAATGAGACTCCGTCACGGGAAATTAGTTTTTGCCCAATTCGGAGGATTACTCAGCGTGCAAGAGAGAGATGAGGTAACCCTGAGGTCCGCAGAGTATAAGCGCACAAAATCAAGAGGCAGAAGGCGGGAACTAAAAACAACGTTAACGGCGGATATAAGCTGGTTACTAAGAAACTCGGTTCCTAACGACCACCCTGTTATATGCAAGCAACGAAGGTGGAGAAAATCGTGCAAGCACTTTTCTCTGTCCACCCCATCCGAGCTAACGCTGTCAACGAGAAGAAGAAAGCTGGGTAATGCTCACTGTTCACTGTAAAATAACAAGAGGAGGCGGCCCTGCCCCTGAAGGACAAAAAACACCCGGACCGGGTAATTTTCCCAGGAAAATGCTTAAACTAGTATCACA of Hermetia illucens chromosome 4, iHerIll2.2.curated.20191125, whole genome shotgun sequence contains these proteins:
- the LOC119655722 gene encoding tyrosine-protein phosphatase corkscrew encodes the protein MRSPVLHYRKWFHPTISGVEAENLLMENGFDGSFLARLSSSSPGAFTLSVRRGQDVTHIKIQNNGDFFDLYGGEKFATLPELVQYYMETGELREKNGQVIELKQPLICAEPTTERWFHGNLSGKEAEKLILERGKSGSFLVRESQSKPGDFVLSVRTDDKVTHVMIRWQDKKYDVGGGEQFSTLCELIEHYKRNPMVETCGNVVHLKQPFNATRITAAGINARVEQLIKGGFWEEFESLQQQDSRDTHPRKEGYKIENRNKNRYKNILPFDETRVKLRDCDPNISGSEYINANYIRLCPDSEQNSANSSSESLNNVQGLCSNCAAVQQQQKNCQNCQVMNKTCVQCESRAKSSSFSKLTSSATNCTNCTRKADTLPKHKRSESLTSRSLSTAGMCGKKDDKDFYKTYIATQGCLQNTIQDFWNMIWQENTRVIVMTTKEIERGKNKCARYWPDQGQTKEWGPARVTCLSESSTNDYTLREFQFSWRNQDKRHIYHYHFQVWPDHGVPSDPGCVLNFLQDVNSRQNQIAQSGITPGPICVHCSAGIGRTGTFIVIDMILDQIDRQGLDTEIDIQRTIQLVRSQRSGLVQTEAQYKFVYYAVQHYIQTLFQRKRAEEQSLQVGREYTNIKYTGEIGDAQRSPLPPSVSNLSLNNKLDNFNMNKMPCKPTKSPMDPITPKCDFVPTVYENIQKDLRPPPPTPPRKT